A genomic window from Corallincola holothuriorum includes:
- a CDS encoding glycosyltransferase family 2 protein: protein MNYSPCIIIPIYNHGSTIGATVSSLLTYNLPILIVDDGSDASTHEILDTLATQNTLVSVDHLPSNLGKGGAVMAGIRKAAKLGYSHAIQVDADGQHDLNDLTKLVKLAHENPNALVSGQPEYDESVPTHRYIARYITHVWVWIETLSFSIKDSMCGFRAYPIKPCVEVLDSANLGQRMDFDPEIMVRLYWHGVQIITMPTKVIYPKDGVSHFRGLEDNLRISWMHTRLFFGMLKRLPFLVFRKRKAHWSDTPERGGVRLMLALYHSYRLLGRPVFSLLLKFVMLYYVATSSEVRFVCKKYWSHVLRFSRTGTSSKPGWRQTYKHLLSFGEAMLDKLAVWAGDITIDDLDITGENALRNALKHGKGAILFVSHFGNIEVCRALGRKVPEITKINALVFNTHAQKFNKVLKHINAEADFNLIHLDEIGIDTSIQLKDMVDNGEIIVIAADRTPVGARNRITQAEFLGQKASFSQGPFILASILQCPTFTMFCARNGKRFEVGFKPFSDQIMLPRKTRDEALGRYVTQYSEALESWVVRYPEQWFNFFDFWQAPETSEKRSK from the coding sequence GTGAATTACTCACCTTGCATAATAATCCCAATCTACAACCACGGTAGCACTATTGGTGCGACGGTTTCTTCCCTGCTTACCTACAACCTGCCAATACTCATAGTCGATGATGGTAGTGATGCATCAACGCATGAAATTTTGGATACGTTGGCGACTCAAAATACGCTAGTTAGTGTTGACCATTTGCCAAGTAACCTAGGGAAAGGCGGCGCAGTAATGGCTGGCATCAGGAAAGCCGCTAAATTAGGGTATAGCCATGCCATACAGGTTGACGCAGATGGACAACATGATCTTAATGATCTGACCAAGTTAGTGAAACTCGCCCACGAAAACCCTAACGCACTCGTTAGTGGACAGCCTGAATATGATGAATCGGTACCGACACACCGCTACATCGCACGCTATATAACACACGTTTGGGTATGGATAGAGACGCTATCTTTTAGTATCAAAGACTCTATGTGTGGTTTTAGAGCTTACCCTATAAAACCATGTGTAGAGGTACTAGATTCTGCCAACCTAGGGCAGCGCATGGACTTTGATCCTGAGATCATGGTTCGCCTTTATTGGCATGGTGTTCAAATAATCACTATGCCAACAAAAGTCATTTATCCCAAAGATGGGGTGTCGCACTTTCGCGGGCTAGAAGATAACCTCCGTATATCTTGGATGCACACACGCTTATTCTTTGGCATGTTGAAAAGGCTGCCCTTTCTAGTATTCCGAAAACGTAAAGCACACTGGTCAGACACTCCTGAGCGTGGTGGTGTCAGGCTCATGCTCGCGCTATACCACAGCTATCGTTTACTTGGCAGGCCAGTATTCTCCCTACTCCTTAAATTCGTCATGCTGTATTACGTGGCAACGAGCAGCGAAGTAAGATTTGTATGCAAAAAGTACTGGTCGCACGTTCTTAGGTTTAGCAGAACAGGCACATCCAGTAAGCCTGGTTGGCGGCAAACCTATAAACACTTACTAAGCTTTGGCGAAGCGATGCTCGATAAGCTAGCCGTTTGGGCTGGTGATATCACCATCGATGATTTAGACATTACTGGTGAAAACGCGCTAAGGAACGCTTTAAAGCATGGTAAAGGCGCGATACTGTTTGTCAGCCATTTTGGTAATATTGAGGTTTGCCGAGCGCTCGGGAGAAAGGTTCCGGAAATCACAAAAATTAATGCTCTGGTGTTCAATACCCATGCGCAAAAATTTAATAAAGTATTGAAGCACATTAACGCTGAAGCTGACTTCAATTTGATCCACCTAGATGAAATAGGTATTGATACATCAATCCAGCTGAAAGATATGGTCGACAACGGCGAGATTATCGTTATTGCAGCAGATCGAACCCCCGTAGGAGCGCGAAATCGTATCACTCAAGCTGAATTTCTTGGTCAAAAAGCCTCTTTTTCACAAGGACCGTTTATTTTAGCCAGTATATTGCAATGCCCTACATTCACCATGTTTTGTGCGCGTAATGGTAAGCGCTTTGAGGTTGGATTTAAGCCGTTTTCAGATCAAATAATGCTACCAAGGAAAACGCGCGATGAGGCACTGGGTCGATATGTCACACAATATAGTGAAGCCCTTGAAAGCTGGGTAGTACGATACCCTGAGCAATGGTTTAATTTTTTTGATTTCTGGCAAGCACCAGAAACTTCTGAGAAGAGAAGCAAATAG
- a CDS encoding acyl-CoA thioesterase — MAKSKSLLTSHTIEVEVPFFDTDPMGITWHGNYVKYFELVRCALLEKIGYGYRDMANSGFSWPIVDMRVKYVKSSTFFQKINVQATIVEYENRLKIEYRITDKETAVTITKGFTIQVAVDIESGEMCFCSPSILIEKLQP, encoded by the coding sequence ATGGCTAAATCAAAATCACTTTTAACGTCACATACTATCGAAGTGGAAGTGCCCTTTTTTGACACTGATCCAATGGGGATCACATGGCATGGAAACTACGTAAAATACTTTGAACTTGTTCGTTGTGCGTTATTGGAAAAAATTGGCTACGGCTATCGAGATATGGCCAACTCAGGCTTTTCATGGCCTATCGTCGACATGCGAGTAAAGTACGTTAAGAGCTCGACTTTTTTTCAAAAGATTAACGTGCAAGCAACTATAGTCGAGTATGAAAACAGATTAAAAATTGAGTATCGCATCACAGATAAAGAGACGGCTGTTACGATTACCAAGGGCTTTACAATACAGGTAGCCGTCGATATCGAGTCGGGAGAAATGTGTTTCTGTTCACCCTCAATACTTATTGAGAAGTTGCAACCATGA
- a CDS encoding HAL/PAL/TAL family ammonia-lyase, with protein sequence MNAVKNTVCFGAESVSIEDVVAISCQRSKVSFTDSPSFWRRVDAGVEFLERLLTEDGAIYGVTTGYGDSCTVAVPPHLVPELPLHLTRFHGCGLGDHFSKQETRAILASRLASLAQGYSGVSRDLLELLREFINRDLLPLIPQEGSVGASGDLTPLSYVAAALIGERDAYFGDDVLPVKDVMARLNLAPIKLRPKEGLAVMNGTAVMTGIACIAHHRATYLAKLCTRITSMAVVGLQGNEFHFDEVLFSVKPHPGQQQIASWLRSDLTHEEMPRNSSRLQDRYSLRCAPHVIGVLQDALPFTRQLIENELNSANDNPIIDGEGEHVMHGGHFYGGHIAFAMDSMKNAVANLADLMDRQMALMMDTRFNHGLPANLSGATSERSMINHGFKAVQIGTSAWTAEALKLTMPASVFSRSTECHNQDKVSMGTIAARDCLRVLQLTEQVAAAVLLAAKQSLELRIRNGELGSQQLTPNVRAMKDDLDRLCPVIDEDRPLEETLRTTVALIQEQKWPLYG encoded by the coding sequence GTGAACGCAGTAAAAAATACAGTCTGTTTTGGCGCAGAATCAGTATCCATTGAGGATGTTGTCGCCATTAGTTGCCAACGTAGCAAAGTATCTTTCACTGATTCCCCCTCCTTCTGGAGACGCGTGGACGCCGGAGTTGAGTTTCTTGAGCGTCTATTAACGGAAGATGGAGCAATCTATGGTGTAACAACGGGCTATGGCGATTCATGTACGGTCGCAGTACCGCCTCACTTAGTCCCTGAGTTACCGCTGCATTTAACACGCTTCCATGGTTGCGGCTTAGGTGACCATTTCTCGAAACAAGAGACCAGAGCTATTTTGGCCAGCAGGCTAGCATCTCTTGCTCAAGGCTACTCAGGCGTTAGTCGTGACCTTCTGGAATTGTTACGCGAGTTCATAAATCGGGATTTATTGCCCTTGATACCACAAGAGGGATCCGTCGGTGCCAGTGGTGATTTAACACCGTTATCTTATGTAGCTGCAGCACTCATTGGTGAAAGAGATGCATACTTTGGAGACGATGTATTGCCAGTTAAAGACGTGATGGCAAGACTAAACCTCGCCCCTATTAAATTGCGTCCCAAAGAGGGACTTGCCGTAATGAATGGCACAGCTGTCATGACAGGTATTGCATGTATTGCCCACCACCGAGCAACATATTTGGCAAAGTTATGTACCAGGATCACATCTATGGCCGTGGTCGGCCTCCAAGGCAATGAGTTTCATTTTGATGAAGTTCTGTTTTCGGTCAAACCACACCCAGGTCAACAACAGATCGCATCTTGGCTGCGCTCAGACCTCACCCATGAAGAGATGCCTCGCAATTCTTCTCGACTGCAGGATCGATACTCTCTACGCTGTGCACCTCACGTTATAGGCGTGCTGCAGGACGCCCTGCCCTTTACGCGCCAACTCATAGAAAATGAGTTAAACAGCGCAAACGATAACCCCATCATTGATGGAGAAGGGGAGCATGTCATGCATGGGGGACACTTCTATGGAGGCCATATCGCATTCGCCATGGATTCAATGAAAAATGCAGTAGCGAATTTGGCTGATCTGATGGACCGTCAAATGGCCTTGATGATGGACACACGGTTTAATCATGGCTTACCCGCAAACTTATCTGGTGCCACAAGCGAAAGAAGCATGATCAACCATGGTTTCAAAGCTGTCCAAATTGGAACATCCGCTTGGACAGCAGAAGCACTAAAACTCACTATGCCAGCGAGTGTTTTTAGTCGGTCAACTGAGTGCCATAATCAAGACAAAGTCAGTATGGGCACGATCGCCGCTCGAGATTGTCTACGGGTATTGCAACTCACCGAACAAGTCGCCGCGGCGGTTCTTCTTGCAGCGAAGCAATCACTAGAGCTTCGAATTCGAAATGGCGAATTGGGCAGCCAGCAACTAACACCTAACGTTCGAGCAATGAAAGATGATTTGGATCGCTTATGCCCTGTGATCGATGAAGATCGGCCTCTCGAAGAAACGCTTCGAACTACTGTAGCCCTGATCCAAGAACAGAAGTGGCCACTCTATGGCTAA
- a CDS encoding AMP-binding protein, with the protein MTQENHIKIMEKLTQEDEVLVAFSLDGTLIRRGEFRRAIGALQLRLRQTLGDKQKHLALCCDNAYSFAVALYASIGLDQHIVMLPNSLSETLEAHSNVFDAVISDQPLTFRKRPVIATNSTSLTEQKHNVELDLSLSKSQIHMFTSGSTSDPKKITKSFHQLLDEVLTLRTLFKDQLEGCHFIATVSHQHIYGTLFQVLLPIQSLQPFCCDQIEFQEQLSALPEERYALISSPAFLKCLQPNDGTTSRLSCTFSSGGPLLLGDSQRASAILGSAIYEILGSTETGGIAWRQQLADDSAWRPLPQVKIDVSEDSTLVVSSPYAGGTQHIQDQIEILDDGSFLHKGRADRVVKIGEKRLSLLELEAHAQSSPLVAEAAALTVIKRGRERVALVVALTQNGNILLAENGKHHCNEAIRLYLQQRFDRVLLPRYFRYCTHLPINKQGKRVERQLQALFIEENT; encoded by the coding sequence ATGACGCAAGAAAATCACATCAAAATCATGGAGAAGTTAACCCAAGAAGATGAGGTGCTGGTCGCATTTTCGCTTGACGGAACGCTCATAAGACGAGGTGAATTTCGTCGTGCGATCGGTGCTCTGCAGTTACGTTTACGACAAACGCTCGGCGATAAACAAAAGCACTTAGCGTTATGTTGCGACAATGCCTACTCTTTCGCTGTCGCACTCTATGCAAGTATCGGTCTTGACCAACATATTGTCATGTTACCAAATTCGCTGAGTGAAACCTTAGAAGCCCATTCGAACGTATTCGATGCAGTCATCTCAGATCAGCCACTAACGTTTCGAAAGCGCCCAGTAATAGCAACCAACTCGACTTCACTTACCGAGCAAAAACACAATGTGGAGCTAGATTTATCACTCAGTAAAAGTCAGATACACATGTTTACTTCTGGCTCTACCAGTGACCCTAAAAAAATCACTAAAAGTTTCCATCAACTGCTAGATGAAGTCTTAACGCTAAGAACCTTGTTTAAAGATCAGCTCGAAGGCTGCCATTTTATCGCAACGGTATCCCACCAACACATTTATGGCACCCTGTTCCAAGTACTTCTGCCAATACAAAGCCTGCAGCCGTTTTGCTGCGATCAGATAGAATTTCAGGAGCAACTTTCAGCCTTACCTGAAGAGCGCTATGCCCTAATTTCAAGTCCCGCTTTTCTGAAGTGCCTGCAGCCTAATGATGGCACCACCTCACGGTTATCATGTACATTTTCCTCAGGTGGGCCACTCTTACTTGGGGACAGTCAACGTGCGTCAGCCATACTTGGAAGTGCCATTTATGAGATTTTAGGAAGTACAGAAACGGGTGGTATAGCCTGGCGCCAACAACTCGCTGATGACTCGGCCTGGCGACCACTGCCTCAAGTTAAGATTGATGTGTCAGAAGACAGTACGTTAGTCGTTAGCTCACCGTACGCGGGGGGAACTCAACATATTCAAGATCAAATTGAAATTCTGGACGACGGAAGTTTCCTCCATAAAGGTCGCGCAGACCGCGTTGTTAAAATTGGTGAAAAGCGTTTAAGTCTCCTGGAATTAGAAGCTCACGCCCAATCATCACCATTAGTTGCAGAAGCCGCTGCACTCACGGTCATTAAGAGGGGAAGAGAGCGCGTTGCCCTTGTGGTTGCCTTAACCCAAAACGGCAATATCTTACTAGCGGAGAATGGAAAACATCACTGTAACGAAGCCATAAGGCTATATCTGCAACAGCGTTTCGATCGTGTATTATTGCCAAGGTATTTTCGCTATTGCACGCATCTACCAATAAACAAACAGGGAAAACGTGTTGAGCGGCAGCTACAAGCGCTATTCATCGAGGAGAATACATAG
- a CDS encoding ApeI family dehydratase, with the protein MELPTVSDVITSEASVTLQMTIDDALPYFKGHFPNAPILPGVALLNWAEHFAKQYFILNAVFKGVDNLKFQQVVKPCSLLNLSLSYNQEKQSVQFEYTSPEHKHASGRILFTS; encoded by the coding sequence ATGGAACTACCTACAGTGAGTGACGTAATAACTAGTGAAGCGTCTGTCACACTTCAAATGACGATAGACGATGCTCTCCCCTATTTTAAAGGACACTTCCCGAATGCCCCTATCCTGCCCGGCGTTGCACTACTCAATTGGGCTGAGCACTTCGCCAAACAATATTTCATACTGAACGCTGTCTTCAAAGGGGTAGACAACCTAAAGTTTCAGCAAGTTGTAAAACCCTGTTCATTACTTAATTTGTCGCTAAGCTATAACCAAGAGAAGCAGTCCGTTCAATTTGAATATACGTCGCCTGAGCATAAGCATGCCTCCGGCAGGATTTTGTTCACATCGTGA
- a CDS encoding phosphopantetheine-binding protein — MTELKVEIKQLIIDALNLEDISIQDIEDEAPLFVDGLGLDSIDALELGVAIKKRYNVMLETDSKETRKHFYSVQTLAEFVSSKTE; from the coding sequence GTGACAGAATTAAAAGTCGAGATTAAACAGTTAATAATAGACGCGTTGAATCTTGAAGATATTTCGATACAAGATATCGAAGACGAGGCTCCGCTGTTCGTCGACGGGCTAGGCTTGGACTCTATTGATGCACTAGAACTCGGCGTCGCGATAAAGAAGCGTTACAATGTCATGCTGGAAACTGATTCCAAGGAAACGCGTAAGCATTTCTATTCAGTACAAACTTTAGCTGAATTCGTCAGTAGTAAAACCGAGTAA
- a CDS encoding COG4648 family protein has translation MLKALVTITLLVLIISYPVLVYLGLKHLKVSELGVILIGLFIARLCFTAKSTSKKLVLPLSIIGCALALIAIASDSTLSLTFYPVVVNTTMFILFGQSLLYGQTIIEQLARLKHPDLPEEGIIYTRKVTWIWTVFFVVNGSIALYTALYCSLEEWTFYNGFIAYIMMGILLLGELIFRRFVLKVG, from the coding sequence ATGTTAAAGGCTCTTGTCACCATCACACTATTGGTACTAATCATAAGCTACCCCGTTTTGGTGTATTTGGGTCTCAAACATCTAAAAGTAAGTGAGCTTGGGGTTATCCTGATTGGGTTATTTATTGCCCGGCTTTGCTTCACAGCGAAATCAACCAGCAAGAAATTGGTTTTGCCACTCTCTATCATCGGCTGTGCGCTAGCGCTGATCGCTATTGCTTCAGATTCAACACTATCGCTGACCTTTTATCCTGTTGTAGTAAACACAACCATGTTTATCTTGTTTGGTCAAAGCTTGCTCTACGGACAAACAATTATTGAACAACTAGCGAGGCTGAAGCATCCAGATTTACCCGAAGAGGGCATCATTTATACTCGGAAAGTGACTTGGATATGGACAGTGTTCTTTGTGGTTAACGGAAGTATTGCACTTTATACTGCCCTCTATTGCTCATTGGAGGAGTGGACATTTTATAATGGCTTCATCGCATACATTATGATGGGAATACTGCTTCTTGGAGAATTAATTTTTCGACGTTTTGTATTGAAAGTCGGCTAA
- a CDS encoding outer membrane lipoprotein carrier protein LolA translates to MIKVLFLISLVYLSLSVTHANELFSPENAVEETSTLPNFGNADLVISAEYTQVRHIASMDAAIRSHGDFILAPELGLLWAQKKPFISRLWMDQEKMIQQIADASPIEINATQNPLPFSIGRIFFAIFRGDHSGLNDSFSAYLMHSDKDWQLGLIPRDPLISKALRQIIVTGNKEIRSIDITDIKGNRQELIFDNLNSSLQLTPQQKQRLIH, encoded by the coding sequence ATGATAAAAGTCCTCTTTTTAATCAGTTTAGTGTATTTGAGTCTCTCAGTTACTCATGCCAATGAACTATTCTCTCCAGAGAATGCTGTTGAAGAGACATCAACGCTGCCAAATTTCGGCAATGCAGACCTTGTCATCAGTGCTGAATATACTCAAGTTAGACATATTGCTAGCATGGATGCAGCTATTCGTAGTCATGGGGACTTCATCCTTGCACCAGAACTAGGCCTGCTTTGGGCCCAAAAAAAGCCTTTCATTTCTCGTTTGTGGATGGATCAAGAGAAAATGATTCAACAAATTGCAGATGCATCACCGATCGAGATAAATGCCACTCAAAATCCTCTGCCGTTTTCGATTGGCCGTATATTTTTTGCCATTTTCCGGGGTGATCACAGTGGGCTAAATGACAGTTTTTCCGCCTACTTGATGCATTCAGATAAAGACTGGCAACTTGGCTTAATACCCCGCGATCCACTTATATCGAAGGCATTAAGGCAGATAATAGTCACAGGCAACAAAGAGATCCGAAGCATTGATATCACGGATATAAAAGGCAATCGGCAAGAACTAATATTTGACAACCTTAACTCATCATTACAATTAACCCCTCAGCAGAAACAAAGATTGATTCATTAA
- a CDS encoding acyl carrier protein: MYTKEQILDEVRSAMVDLFELNPAEITVEANLYKDLDLDSIDAVDLVVRMQNFTGEKLAPNQFKSVRTVGDVVEAIAGLVR; this comes from the coding sequence ATGTACACAAAAGAGCAAATACTTGATGAGGTTAGAAGCGCTATGGTTGATCTATTTGAGCTCAACCCCGCCGAAATCACGGTAGAAGCCAATTTGTATAAAGATCTTGATTTAGACTCAATTGATGCTGTCGACCTTGTTGTGAGAATGCAAAATTTTACAGGTGAGAAACTGGCTCCGAACCAGTTTAAGAGCGTCCGAACAGTTGGTGATGTCGTCGAAGCAATAGCTGGCCTTGTGCGCTAG